TACGGGCCCCAGGATCAGGCCGCAGAGCATGATGAAAAAGGTCTGGAGGGAAAAGGGCACCGGGCCGATGGGAAACTGGATGTGCGCGCCCACGGCCGTAAGCGCCGCCAGGACGGCGGTCCACACCAGACGGTTGACGGAGGCGACGGAGGCGCTTGGCATAGGTGAAGTCCTTGGCGGCGGATTGGCGTGGACGATACGGCCACGGCGTCCCTGGAGAAACCCAGGGGATGGTCCGGGCCGCCCCGGGGCGGGGCGCGGCAGCGGCCTCAGGCCGCCCTGCCCCGGCAAAGCTTTGCCGCGCCGCCGGGGCGAAGCGGCGGAAAGGTCGGCCTAGGCCCCCACGCGGAAGGGATTGAAGTCCGTGTGGCGGTCGTAGTAGTCTTCGTTCTCGGAACGCTTGAGGAAGCCCACGATGGCGTAGGTGGCCGGGGTGAAGGCGATCTCCACCAGGGTCTTGAACACGAAGTTGGAGAAGATGAGCGTGCCCACGAGTTCCAGCGGCAACACGCCCGTGAAGGCCACGGCCACGAAGACCACCGTATCCACCACCTGGCCGAAAAGCGTGGAGCCGATGGTGCGCATCCACAGGAAGCGGCCCTCGGTTTTGACCTTGAGTTTGGCCAGGACGTAGGAATTGACGAATTCGCCGCAAAAATAGGCGGCCAGGCTGGCCAGGACGATACGCGGGGTGAGCCCCAAAATGGCGTCGTAGGCCTCCTGGTGGGGCCAGTCCGCAGCCGGGGGCAGCGCGCCCACGAACATGAACACGGCGGCCATGACCAGCGTGGCCATAAAGCCCATCCAGATCACCCGGCGGGAGCGGGAATAGCCGTAGACCTCGGTGAGGATGTCGCCGAAGATGTAGCTTAAAGGGAAAAGGATGGTGCCGCCGTCGAAGGTGAAGGGCCCCAGGTCCAGGATCTTGGAGGAGGCCACGTTGGAGATGAGAAGGACGCTGACGAAAAGGGCGGTGATGGCGTCCAGGTGCTTGTAGTGTCGCATGAAATCCTCGTAACGTCGTAATGGTGA
Above is a genomic segment from Desulfolutivibrio sulfodismutans DSM 3696 containing:
- a CDS encoding queuosine precursor transporter, translated to MRHYKHLDAITALFVSVLLISNVASSKILDLGPFTFDGGTILFPLSYIFGDILTEVYGYSRSRRVIWMGFMATLVMAAVFMFVGALPPAADWPHQEAYDAILGLTPRIVLASLAAYFCGEFVNSYVLAKLKVKTEGRFLWMRTIGSTLFGQVVDTVVFVAVAFTGVLPLELVGTLIFSNFVFKTLVEIAFTPATYAIVGFLKRSENEDYYDRHTDFNPFRVGA